A region of Geoalkalibacter sp. DNA encodes the following proteins:
- the smpB gene encoding SsrA-binding protein SmpB codes for MGIKIIATNKKAYHEYYIDEVYEAGLVLTGTEVKSLRQGKVNLKEAFCRIKNGEAFINNMNISPYEQGNRENHDPTRERKLLLHAEEIVKLARKVDERGLSLVPTKIYFKDSRAKLEIGVGRGKKLHDKRESLKEKQHGRETARALRDHSRG; via the coding sequence ATGGGAATTAAAATCATCGCCACCAACAAGAAGGCCTATCACGAATACTATATCGACGAGGTCTATGAGGCCGGCCTGGTGTTGACGGGCACCGAGGTCAAATCCCTGCGTCAGGGCAAGGTCAATCTCAAGGAGGCCTTCTGCCGCATCAAGAACGGCGAAGCGTTCATCAACAACATGAACATCAGCCCTTACGAGCAGGGCAATCGCGAAAACCACGATCCGACCCGCGAGCGCAAGCTGTTGCTGCATGCTGAGGAAATCGTCAAGCTGGCGCGCAAGGTCGATGAGCGCGGGCTGTCGCTGGTACCGACCAAAATTTACTTCAAGGACAGCCGCGCCAAGCTTGAAATCGGCGTGGGGCGCGGCAAGAAGCTGCACGACAAGCGCGAAAGCCTCAAGGAAAAACAGCACGGCCGGGAAACCGCCCGCGCCCTGAGGGATCACTCGCGAGGATGA
- a CDS encoding SoxR reducing system RseC family protein, protein MIEETGTIVEIKGKQIAVVLCKKSSFCKNCASMEACQVGSDNTTRLVEAHNFIGAHIGDEVKIATNTRSFLQSSFVLYLVPVIFLIMGATLGQFLGERLQEGPDPNLLSALIGVAFLVGSFLIIKVGSRAIPSENFMPRIVEILSEADALSKDLSHGN, encoded by the coding sequence ATGATCGAGGAAACAGGAACCATCGTCGAGATCAAAGGCAAGCAGATCGCGGTGGTATTGTGCAAAAAAAGCAGCTTTTGCAAAAACTGTGCATCCATGGAGGCCTGTCAGGTCGGCAGCGACAACACCACCCGTCTGGTTGAGGCGCATAATTTCATTGGCGCGCACATCGGCGATGAAGTTAAGATCGCCACCAACACCCGCAGCTTTCTGCAAAGCTCCTTCGTATTGTATCTGGTTCCGGTGATTTTTCTGATAATGGGCGCGACCCTGGGGCAATTCCTCGGCGAGCGGCTGCAAGAGGGTCCCGATCCCAATCTGCTCTCGGCCTTGATCGGTGTGGCTTTTCTGGTCGGCAGCTTTCTCATCATCAAGGTCGGATCCAGGGCGATACCTTCTGAAAACTTCATGCCGCGCATTGTTGAAATTCTCTCCGAGGCCGATGCCTTGAGTAAAGATTTGAGCCATGGGAATTAA
- the gltX gene encoding glutamate--tRNA ligase — MENLRVRFAPSPTGYLHIGGARTALFNYLVARKEKGTFVLRIEDTDVARSTQESVDAILQAMEWLGLSYDEGPYYQSQRTELYREKIEQLLVSGRAYRCYCTAEELEEKRQKAQAEGRKPKYDGTCRTLAAAVADKPFVVRFLAPEEGETTFVDRIKGPITFRNEELDDLIIQRSDGTPTYNFVVVVDDATMGINLVIRGDDHINNTPRQIQLYQALGCAIPQFAHVPMILGADKTRLSKRHGATSVMAYKDLGYLPEAMVNYLVRLGWSHGDQEIFSMEELIEKFSLENVGKSAGVFNPGKLLWLNEHYIKTGDPVRLGQCLAEFLQQKGLDPMDGPPLPDVVRTLQDRAKTLVEMAEGAAFYYKKELEFDGKAVAKFLTQDKIVLLKELISGLEELDLWNVETIGGVFNKILADHELKLPAIAQPVRVALTGGTTSPSIFDVIAVLGRETTLKRLDDVLPLCGA; from the coding sequence ATGGAAAATTTGCGAGTCCGTTTCGCGCCCAGTCCCACCGGTTATCTGCACATCGGCGGCGCGCGTACCGCACTGTTCAACTATCTCGTCGCCCGCAAGGAGAAGGGCACCTTTGTTCTGCGCATCGAGGATACCGACGTGGCGCGCTCCACCCAGGAATCCGTCGATGCCATCCTCCAAGCCATGGAGTGGTTGGGGCTGAGCTACGACGAGGGGCCCTATTATCAATCCCAACGCACTGAGCTCTATCGGGAAAAGATCGAGCAACTACTGGTCTCCGGGCGGGCCTATCGTTGCTATTGCACCGCCGAGGAGCTTGAAGAAAAACGACAAAAAGCCCAGGCCGAAGGACGCAAACCCAAATACGACGGCACCTGCCGTACATTGGCCGCCGCCGTCGCCGACAAGCCCTTCGTGGTGCGCTTCCTGGCACCCGAGGAGGGGGAAACCACCTTTGTCGATCGCATCAAGGGGCCGATCACGTTTCGCAACGAAGAGCTCGACGACCTCATCATCCAGCGCAGCGACGGCACGCCCACCTACAATTTCGTGGTGGTGGTCGATGATGCGACCATGGGCATCAACCTGGTGATTCGCGGCGATGACCACATCAACAACACGCCCCGCCAGATTCAGCTCTACCAGGCCCTGGGCTGCGCCATCCCGCAATTTGCCCACGTGCCCATGATTCTCGGTGCCGATAAGACCAGGCTTTCCAAGCGCCACGGCGCCACCTCGGTCATGGCCTACAAGGATCTCGGTTATCTGCCCGAGGCCATGGTGAACTATCTGGTGCGCCTCGGCTGGTCTCACGGCGATCAGGAAATTTTCTCCATGGAGGAACTCATCGAGAAGTTCTCCCTGGAAAACGTGGGCAAATCGGCCGGTGTTTTTAACCCCGGCAAGCTGCTGTGGCTCAACGAGCATTACATCAAGACCGGCGACCCGGTACGCCTCGGTCAGTGTCTCGCGGAATTTCTGCAACAAAAAGGGCTCGATCCCATGGATGGACCGCCCTTGCCCGATGTCGTGCGGACTTTGCAGGATCGCGCCAAGACCCTGGTCGAGATGGCCGAGGGCGCGGCGTTCTATTACAAGAAGGAACTGGAATTCGACGGCAAGGCGGTCGCGAAATTTCTCACCCAGGATAAGATCGTGCTCCTCAAGGAGTTGATCTCCGGCCTGGAAGAACTCGATCTCTGGAATGTGGAAACCATCGGCGGCGTTTTCAACAAAATCCTGGCGGATCATGAGCTCAAGCTGCCGGCCATTGCTCAGCCGGTACGCGTCGCTCTGACGGGAGGCACCACTAGCCCCAGCATCTTCGATGTGATCGCGGTCCTCGGGCGTGAAACCACGCTAAAGCGCCTCGACGACGTTCTGCCCCTGTGCGGGGCCTGA
- the amrB gene encoding AmmeMemoRadiSam system protein B — MDREPAVAGQFYPADQEQLRTLLASLIPAGEPGKALGIVSPHAGYVYSGAVAGHTYSQVRIPDKVVILGPNHHGHGQRAALYPAGAWLTPLGRVAIDTLLSQRLRETCTLLAEDALAHRFEHSLEVQVPFLQYLNPQVRIAAICLGRLGLAELLDLGRALGECLKASGEEILLVASSDMTHYESAEQARVKDSAAIGRILALDPEGLYQVVGARRISMCGVLPAVVMLAACRELGASRGRLVQYGNSGDVSGDFHQVVGYAGLVIT, encoded by the coding sequence ATGGATCGCGAACCCGCCGTCGCCGGGCAGTTTTATCCGGCGGATCAGGAACAACTCCGCACGCTGCTTGCCTCGCTCATCCCTGCGGGCGAACCCGGTAAGGCGCTGGGAATCGTCTCTCCCCATGCGGGCTACGTCTATTCCGGTGCCGTGGCGGGACACACCTACTCCCAGGTGCGCATTCCCGACAAGGTGGTCATTCTCGGACCCAACCACCATGGCCATGGACAAAGGGCGGCGCTTTATCCGGCAGGGGCCTGGCTGACGCCTCTAGGGCGGGTGGCCATCGATACGCTGCTCTCGCAACGATTGCGGGAGACATGCACCCTGCTTGCCGAGGATGCTCTGGCCCATCGTTTCGAGCACTCCCTGGAGGTGCAGGTGCCTTTTCTGCAATACCTCAATCCGCAAGTGCGCATCGCGGCCATCTGTCTGGGGCGCTTGGGTCTCGCCGAGTTGCTCGATTTGGGGCGCGCCCTCGGTGAATGCCTCAAGGCGTCCGGCGAGGAAATCCTTTTGGTCGCCAGCTCCGACATGACCCATTATGAGTCGGCCGAACAGGCCCGGGTCAAGGACAGCGCGGCCATCGGAAGGATTCTGGCCCTTGATCCCGAGGGCCTATATCAGGTGGTCGGCGCGCGGCGCATCAGCATGTGCGGCGTATTGCCCGCGGTGGTGATGCTGGCGGCCTGTCGAGAATTGGGGGCGAGCCGCGGCCGTCTGGTGCAGTACGGCAACAGCGGCGACGTGAGCGGAGATTTCCATCAGGTGGTCGGCTATGCCGGCCTGGTGATTACCTAG
- a CDS encoding sulfite exporter TauE/SafE family protein, with translation MAAFSPEIVALFLLLGLVNGFVAGLFGIGGGVILVPLFLWAFAFVGFAPDLIVHIAFGTSLAIIIPTAFSATLGNRKRGNVRGRQVLALAGGSLLGAACGSWLAAELPGTVLKALFGVMQIGVGLKMFLFRPHLPPEAQGRIARRKLLAVGFAGGAFSAFFGIGGGVVTVPLLVIALRLPIHLAIGNSSALIVVSSLVGTLSYVAHGWNVPGLPPHTLGYVHALVALMVAPLSILGARLGVRLAARMRTDRLMQVFAVFLIAVGLYMVVSLWL, from the coding sequence ATGGCAGCTTTTTCCCCCGAAATCGTCGCTCTTTTTCTTCTCCTCGGCCTGGTCAATGGTTTTGTCGCCGGACTGTTCGGCATCGGCGGCGGAGTCATTCTCGTGCCGCTGTTTCTCTGGGCCTTCGCCTTCGTCGGCTTTGCTCCTGACCTGATCGTCCATATCGCCTTCGGCACCAGCCTGGCCATCATCATCCCCACGGCCTTCAGCGCCACTCTCGGCAACCGCAAGCGGGGCAACGTGCGCGGACGGCAGGTGCTTGCCCTGGCCGGCGGATCGCTTCTCGGCGCGGCTTGCGGTTCCTGGCTGGCCGCGGAATTGCCCGGCACGGTGCTCAAAGCCCTGTTCGGCGTCATGCAGATAGGCGTCGGCCTCAAGATGTTTCTCTTTCGACCTCATTTGCCGCCGGAAGCGCAGGGACGAATCGCGCGGCGCAAGCTGCTGGCCGTCGGGTTTGCGGGCGGGGCGTTTTCCGCTTTTTTCGGGATCGGCGGCGGGGTGGTGACCGTACCTTTGCTGGTGATCGCCCTGCGCCTGCCGATTCATCTGGCCATCGGCAACAGCAGCGCTCTCATCGTGGTGTCCTCCCTGGTCGGAACCCTGTCCTATGTGGCGCATGGCTGGAACGTCCCGGGGCTGCCGCCTCATACCCTGGGCTATGTCCATGCCCTGGTGGCGCTGATGGTCGCGCCGCTTTCCATCCTCGGCGCGCGCCTTGGCGTGCGGCTTGCCGCGCGCATGCGGACTGATAGACTAATGCAAGTGTTTGCCGTCTTTTTGATTGCCGTCGGGCTCTATATGGTTGTCAGTCTCTGGCTTTGA
- a CDS encoding secretin N-terminal domain-containing protein, producing MRKNLSVCLFVWVLAFCIPVTAFAEVKTVELRHASAEQLLPVVRDLLGPDVRVSGMNNLLIARGSSAELKDFEKIVRQLDTPRRMLRITVRQEINRAESGTRFDASGKITAGDMRVETGEVAREQDRLGIAGGGEIEVGAARRLGTARDARDQFILVLDGEQARITVGEALPYTREMAVLADRHGALGYAQGVDFQEVATGFLVRPLLQGEQVLLEVTPFLQDFSRSSSPVTGGARALTFHEAATRMLVPLGAWFDLGGHLQTDSEVGRSFVSWRTHQEDARRQILVRIDAEP from the coding sequence ATGCGAAAAAATCTTAGTGTTTGCCTTTTCGTTTGGGTGCTTGCGTTCTGCATTCCGGTCACGGCCTTCGCCGAGGTCAAGACCGTCGAGTTGCGCCATGCCAGCGCGGAGCAGTTGCTGCCGGTGGTGCGCGACCTGCTTGGCCCCGATGTGCGGGTGAGCGGCATGAATAACCTTCTCATTGCGCGCGGTTCCTCCGCCGAGCTGAAGGATTTTGAAAAGATCGTGCGCCAGCTCGATACTCCGCGTCGGATGCTGCGCATCACCGTGCGCCAGGAAATCAACCGTGCTGAAAGCGGTACGCGATTCGATGCCTCGGGAAAAATCACCGCCGGCGATATGCGGGTTGAGACGGGGGAGGTCGCGCGCGAGCAGGATCGGCTTGGCATCGCCGGCGGGGGCGAGATCGAGGTCGGAGCGGCACGACGTCTGGGTACGGCGCGCGATGCACGGGATCAGTTCATCCTCGTGCTCGACGGGGAACAAGCGCGGATCACCGTTGGCGAAGCCTTGCCCTATACCCGGGAGATGGCCGTGCTGGCCGACCGCCATGGCGCTCTGGGCTATGCCCAAGGTGTTGATTTTCAGGAAGTCGCCACCGGTTTTCTGGTACGGCCGCTCTTGCAGGGAGAACAGGTGCTGCTCGAAGTGACACCGTTTTTGCAGGATTTTTCCCGTTCCTCCTCGCCCGTCACCGGGGGAGCGCGGGCCCTGACTTTCCATGAGGCCGCAACCCGCATGCTGGTCCCTTTGGGTGCCTGGTTCGATCTGGGCGGACACTTGCAGACCGACAGCGAAGTCGGGCGCTCCTTTGTCAGCTGGCGCACGCATCAGGAGGATGCCCGACGACAAATTCTGGTCAGAATCGATGCCGAGCCCTAA
- the rtcA gene encoding RNA 3'-terminal phosphate cyclase — translation MPFSRIDIDGAQGEGGGQILRTALALSLLTRRAIRMTNIRAGRRNPGLAPQHLKAVEAAAQIGNAQIQGAYLGSRTLEFIPQGLFPGSYQVDIGTAGSTGLILQTLLLPLSFTPAVSRLVVRGGTHVPWSPCHHYLKRHWLPYFREMGGEVELHMVGAGYYPRGGGLVRCLVQPLRRLSPLNLTQRGNLERLSCLSLTTGLARQVAQRQADQAARRLERFRRILHLEVGDLGGVDKGSMLLLLAEFEGSRCCYCSLGARGKSAESVADEAVDALEWFLSRKGAIDEHLADQLVLPLCLAEGVSEFTTAAITRHLLTNIATVKLFLPLDISVTGALGDFGRVCIRGGAALG, via the coding sequence ATGCCTTTTTCGCGCATCGACATCGACGGTGCCCAGGGTGAAGGCGGAGGGCAGATTCTGCGCACCGCCCTCGCCCTCTCCCTGCTCACCCGGCGGGCCATTCGCATGACCAACATCCGCGCCGGCCGCCGCAATCCCGGCTTGGCGCCGCAGCACCTCAAGGCGGTCGAAGCGGCGGCGCAAATCGGCAACGCCCAGATACAGGGAGCATATCTGGGCTCGCGAACACTTGAATTCATACCGCAGGGATTGTTTCCCGGCAGTTATCAGGTCGATATCGGAACTGCCGGTTCGACCGGCCTGATTCTGCAGACCCTGCTGCTGCCTCTGTCCTTTACCCCGGCAGTTTCGCGACTGGTGGTGCGGGGCGGCACTCATGTGCCTTGGAGCCCCTGCCACCATTACCTCAAACGCCACTGGCTGCCCTATTTCCGCGAGATGGGCGGCGAGGTGGAACTGCATATGGTGGGTGCTGGTTACTATCCGCGGGGTGGCGGGCTGGTCCGCTGCCTGGTACAGCCCTTGCGGCGTTTGTCGCCGCTGAATCTGACGCAACGCGGCAATCTGGAGCGGCTCAGCTGCCTATCCTTGACGACGGGTCTTGCGCGCCAAGTGGCGCAGCGCCAGGCGGATCAGGCGGCGCGCCGGCTGGAGCGTTTTCGACGCATCCTACACTTGGAGGTCGGCGACCTCGGCGGCGTGGACAAGGGTTCGATGCTGTTGCTTCTGGCCGAATTCGAAGGCTCGCGATGCTGCTATTGTTCCCTGGGAGCGCGAGGCAAATCGGCGGAAAGCGTCGCCGATGAGGCAGTGGATGCCTTGGAGTGGTTTTTGTCCCGCAAGGGCGCCATCGATGAACATCTGGCCGATCAATTGGTGCTGCCCCTCTGCCTTGCCGAGGGCGTCTCGGAGTTCACGACTGCGGCGATCACTCGCCATCTGCTGACCAATATCGCGACGGTTAAATTGTTTCTGCCTTTGGACATCAGTGTCACAGGTGCCCTGGGGGACTTCGGTCGAGTCTGCATCCGGGGCGGCGCCGCCCTTGGTTGA
- a CDS encoding ferritin-like domain-containing protein, with the protein MNVFDFAMKMETDAETYYKQLAAQTNVEGIKNIFLDLAADEHKHFQIFEAMKARTAATSMEDSKALDNARNAFAAMLAKKPQAGSIKGDLQAYEHAMKMEAQGARVYEEALAKETNPEVQNLLKRVIAEEQKHFNIIRNVYDFVNAPNEYLEWAEFSNLEEFRNFGRDVGA; encoded by the coding sequence ATGAATGTTTTTGATTTTGCGATGAAAATGGAAACCGATGCGGAAACCTATTACAAGCAGCTCGCCGCGCAGACCAATGTCGAGGGAATCAAAAATATCTTTCTCGACTTGGCCGCCGATGAACACAAGCACTTTCAGATCTTCGAAGCGATGAAGGCCCGCACCGCGGCGACCTCCATGGAAGACAGCAAAGCCTTGGACAACGCCCGCAATGCCTTCGCGGCAATGCTTGCGAAAAAACCCCAGGCCGGCTCCATCAAGGGGGATCTGCAAGCCTATGAGCATGCCATGAAAATGGAAGCGCAGGGCGCGCGGGTCTACGAGGAGGCCTTGGCCAAGGAGACGAATCCCGAGGTACAAAATCTGCTGAAACGGGTCATCGCGGAAGAGCAGAAGCACTTCAACATCATTCGCAACGTCTATGATTTCGTGAATGCGCCCAACGAATATCTGGAATGGGCCGAATTCAGCAACCTTGAGGAATTTCGCAACTTCGGCCGCGATGTCGGGGCCTGA
- a CDS encoding ferritin family protein, whose product MSGFEEFSGFEVIRAAMEVEKNGHRFYSTVAARAKSPLARELFSWLAQDEVQHLRTLEELVPKYQEGSFWEDEEQFLPYLRRFADKEIFPSSERLENVLQEPQSDLRALDLAIEAEEKFAEYFHRAARAARTADGREAFSWLAEEEDRHAAVLKERKAQLEKSPPSRT is encoded by the coding sequence ATGTCGGGCTTTGAGGAATTTAGTGGATTTGAAGTGATTCGCGCCGCCATGGAGGTGGAAAAAAACGGACACCGGTTCTATTCGACGGTCGCCGCGCGGGCGAAAAGTCCCCTGGCGCGCGAACTTTTTTCCTGGCTGGCGCAGGACGAGGTGCAACACCTGCGAACCCTGGAAGAGTTGGTGCCCAAATATCAGGAGGGTTCCTTCTGGGAGGACGAGGAACAGTTTCTCCCCTATCTGCGCCGCTTCGCCGACAAGGAGATCTTTCCATCCAGCGAGCGCCTGGAGAACGTGTTGCAAGAGCCGCAAAGCGACCTGCGCGCCCTGGACCTGGCCATCGAGGCCGAGGAAAAATTCGCCGAATACTTCCATCGCGCGGCGCGCGCCGCGCGTACCGCGGATGGGCGCGAGGCATTTTCCTGGCTCGCCGAGGAGGAAGACCGTCATGCCGCGGTTCTCAAAGAGCGCAAGGCCCAGCTTGAAAAAAGCCCTCCTTCCCGAACCTAG
- a CDS encoding AsmA family protein, translating into MNRFVKVGAIVGGALLVLVVALAILAKVLITPERVRATVEPLAEKALGREVRLGAIDVSFLSGITLRDLAVQEKVGEELFVSADQVILRYQFWPLLFLQVVVDEVRLEQPRIRVVRLADGSFNFSDLLKGTGDAAEGVAPVPPDTAATAPPIHLTVAKVRLVGGELLFIDQRINPQAPLRYQISRLDVSADDISLQKAFPFELACRVNEAPLSLTGQVDPHRQGGQVRVNLKDFDPVAFLPYFREQIPGRLGGLKVDIDAQAEGSMEQMTSKGKIALRDLNLTLDALTDAPIRGANLSLDYDLHADLQASALRLNGSRLDFNGIVAETSGRVENYATQPALALDVRVPSLDLRKALAALPQELVKDATAFDPAGAVELTARLEGPVDKGAALLQGAEVRMQAVEANVGHLRPALNGLLKLQGDQLASQDLTVRAGDNRAQVDLKASNLFGKPIKATTHVVSERFDLDALLATGAAPAAAGMPGSAAPQKAAEEIGPFDIPLTAEGTVKIAQALYKGMNVSDFDLAYRLINNVLTVDKMTGRVVGGTFNQTARIDLGRKGLDYQSKINLQALQADPFVTAFWPKAAGTLFGNLNLDLDISGRGTLADSIKQNLTGRGTLNLADGRVTGAGLAQGLADFLNLEDLRVLRFSHLRGTLTLDQGRMRLDSEFSGNEVRMKPQGIVGLDGSLDLALNARLAPALMQKLDQRGRVARFLTDPDGWGQLPLKVTGNYDQPRFAMDTAGVRQQVEEQAVERAREELQKRVIDRIAPPQPEGQPEGEPDPKRQLLDDAVRGLFRR; encoded by the coding sequence ATGAACAGGTTTGTCAAGGTGGGTGCCATCGTCGGCGGCGCGTTGCTGGTTCTGGTCGTCGCCCTGGCGATTCTTGCCAAGGTGCTGATCACCCCGGAGCGGGTGCGCGCCACCGTCGAGCCCCTGGCCGAGAAAGCCCTGGGTCGGGAGGTGCGACTCGGCGCCATCGACGTGAGTTTTTTATCGGGGATCACCCTGCGTGATCTGGCCGTCCAGGAAAAAGTCGGAGAGGAACTTTTCGTCAGCGCCGACCAGGTGATTTTGCGTTATCAGTTCTGGCCCTTGCTGTTTCTGCAAGTGGTGGTGGATGAAGTGCGGTTGGAGCAGCCGCGGATTCGCGTGGTGCGGCTGGCGGACGGCAGTTTCAATTTCAGCGACCTGCTCAAGGGAACAGGAGATGCGGCCGAAGGCGTTGCGCCCGTTCCCCCGGACACTGCCGCAACAGCGCCGCCCATCCATCTGACGGTCGCCAAGGTGCGGCTGGTCGGCGGGGAACTGCTGTTCATCGATCAGCGGATCAATCCTCAGGCCCCCTTGCGCTATCAGATCAGCCGATTGGATGTGTCGGCCGACGATATTTCCCTGCAAAAGGCTTTCCCCTTTGAACTGGCCTGTCGCGTCAATGAGGCGCCCTTGTCCCTGACGGGACAGGTTGATCCGCACCGCCAAGGCGGCCAGGTGCGCGTCAATCTCAAGGATTTCGACCCCGTTGCCTTCTTGCCCTATTTTCGTGAGCAGATTCCCGGGCGCCTCGGCGGCCTCAAGGTCGATATCGACGCGCAAGCCGAAGGAAGCATGGAACAAATGACTTCCAAGGGAAAAATCGCCCTCAGGGATCTCAACCTGACGCTGGATGCCTTGACCGATGCTCCCATCCGCGGAGCCAATCTGTCCCTCGATTACGATCTTCATGCCGATCTGCAGGCAAGCGCTCTGCGCCTGAACGGCAGCCGCCTCGATTTCAACGGAATCGTCGCCGAGACCTCAGGTCGCGTTGAAAATTACGCGACCCAACCTGCCCTGGCCCTGGATGTGCGCGTGCCGTCCCTCGATTTGCGCAAGGCCCTGGCCGCCTTGCCGCAGGAGTTGGTCAAGGATGCGACCGCCTTCGATCCGGCCGGCGCGGTGGAGCTGACGGCGCGCCTAGAAGGACCCGTCGACAAAGGGGCGGCGCTGCTGCAAGGCGCCGAGGTGCGCATGCAGGCAGTGGAGGCCAACGTCGGCCATCTGCGTCCCGCCCTCAATGGCCTGCTCAAGCTGCAGGGCGATCAGCTCGCGTCTCAGGATTTGACGGTGCGCGCCGGCGACAACCGCGCCCAGGTCGATCTCAAGGCGAGCAATTTGTTCGGCAAACCCATCAAGGCCACCACCCATGTGGTCTCCGAACGCTTCGATCTCGATGCTCTGCTGGCAACCGGCGCTGCTCCCGCGGCGGCGGGGATGCCGGGTTCCGCCGCGCCGCAAAAAGCCGCCGAAGAAATCGGCCCCTTCGATATTCCCCTGACCGCCGAGGGAACGGTCAAGATCGCTCAAGCTCTATACAAGGGCATGAATGTCAGTGATTTTGATCTGGCGTATCGGTTGATCAACAATGTCCTGACCGTGGATAAAATGACCGGGCGCGTGGTCGGGGGCACGTTCAATCAGACGGCGCGGATCGATCTCGGGCGCAAGGGCCTTGACTACCAGAGCAAGATCAACCTGCAAGCCCTGCAGGCCGATCCCTTCGTCACCGCCTTCTGGCCCAAAGCGGCCGGCACCCTCTTTGGCAATCTCAACCTCGATCTCGATATCAGCGGACGCGGCACCCTGGCCGATTCGATCAAGCAGAACCTCACGGGCCGCGGCACCCTCAACCTGGCCGATGGCCGTGTGACCGGCGCCGGCCTGGCACAAGGCCTCGCGGATTTTCTCAATCTAGAAGACTTGCGCGTTCTGCGTTTCAGCCACCTGCGCGGCACCCTGACCCTCGACCAGGGGCGCATGCGTTTGGACAGTGAATTTTCCGGCAACGAGGTGCGTATGAAGCCGCAAGGCATTGTCGGGCTGGATGGTTCATTGGATCTTGCCCTGAACGCACGCCTTGCGCCCGCGCTCATGCAAAAGCTCGATCAGCGCGGCAGGGTTGCCCGTTTCCTCACGGATCCTGACGGGTGGGGTCAACTGCCCCTCAAGGTGACCGGCAACTACGATCAGCCGCGCTTTGCCATGGATACCGCGGGCGTGCGTCAGCAGGTCGAGGAACAGGCCGTGGAACGGGCCAGGGAGGAATTGCAGAAACGGGTCATCGACCGGATCGCACCGCCACAGCCGGAAGGTCAGCCGGAGGGCGAGCCGGATCCCAAGCGGCAGCTGCTGGATGACGCCGTGCGTGGCCTGTTCAGACGTTAA